In Strix aluco isolate bStrAlu1 chromosome Z, bStrAlu1.hap1, whole genome shotgun sequence, the sequence AAACATACAACAAAAACATATTAGCAACTTTTTCTACAACAGAATGTCTACTAGAATAACATCAGTAAGCAGAGAACACAAACATTttgctctgtctctctctcccctacattccttctcctttcccaccGCAGTATTTCTGCCAGCCTGACAGAATCATGCATGCAATCAGCTCAGTTAACTTCCCTGGAAAATCAGTACTCCTCACTGGTATGCTTCTTCATACATGGGAAAATAAGTACAATTATTTTCTGGACTGCTAACTGCAAAGACACAAAATTAGCCAAGAATATTGGAAGATGAGTAGTATTTTTTCAGTACGGATTTGAAGCAGACAGTATTGCTAGCTGATGGTGTCTAAATGATACTTCAAATCGTCACACCCACAAAACTGAATATAATTCCCTCCCTAAAAAAAACTATAGAGGCTAATTCCTTTCAATGAAGTGTAGGTGTAATGAACTTTATATTCACTGCTTGTTTTTCTACTAGCATCAGTAATTTGTTAAATTCTCAGTTCAAAGCCAGATGGAGCACAGGCATTTTCAATGTCATTAAGTGGCTGTCATTTCACAGTCAAGATCACTGCATTATAACTATTTACTTTGAAGTAGAATTTGGGTATCCCAGTCACAGGCCAGATTTCACAGAGCTGCGAGGTGTCAGTCACACCTCAACCTGAGTCTAAAAGACAGACTGTTAAACCACAGAAAGGTAAGTTGCAGCATTTCTGTCTGGGCATCTGGACTTCACTGACTGAACAAACTGTTAAAGCTGAGCCTACTGAAGGGGATTTGCAGAGTAATTCTGAAGCAAGACTCAAATACCTGGTTTCTGAGACACAGAAAGGTGCTTTAACAGTACAGCTAGTATGCTCACAATGGCTCTTCAGAGATGTATCTTACACTCAAGATGCAGTTACTAAAGTATCCACTGACAAATTTTTTTACATTGGACAATGAAGAACTATTTATTGGGTATAAATGCTTGAAGGCTCATTTACACTAAACTCACTTTTATCCTGAGTCTTCAGTGGATTACAGATGTCTTCTAGAGTAACTTGTCGTGCCTTGGTCTTCTTTTCACAGGGTTCATTGCTTTCAGTTGATGTTCTCCTTTTTGCACCAAATTCAGAAGCCTGAAACATAAATTAAACGAAGAAGTtcagttcatttttctctttggcaTCCCCTATAAAAGACAATAATGCACCCAAGGATTTCATAAAGAGATAATGCAAAATGCAAAGTTCATTGACAATATATAAAATCCCTAACTATTTTACCTATCTACATATTGTGTTTATAAAATAGTTCTTGTAACGTTCAAGgctacaaaaggaagaaaaatagtgcATCCTGGGAACAAATTGGCTGTTGTGCCAGAAAAGAAACACCTGCAGCTACCATGGCTTCCAAAGGCAGCTTAGAGGTACCTCTCTAGCAGAGAACTAAACCAGCACTTAACAGACTTTCCCATCATACTACACGCTACCACCGTGTGCCTGAATCGGATTGCTTCTGCAAATCCTCATTCCCACAGTTCAGAGCCCTCTTCTTGACAGATACTGGATATTTGCCTTGGAGAGGCACTACTTCCTATGGCCTACATCCTGATGATGAAAGAGTATCTTTTCCACACCATCCTAGAAGTGTCAACCCAGACTTAAAAAATTTTGCTAAACTATCCATAAACACCTAGCTAGCACCATACTGGGTTTATATAGAATACAGTACTTTCAAGCATTGCTCCTTACATGGCTTTTGACACGTGCACTTTTAGCactttgtaaacagaaaatccGTCCATTTATGTTGTTTCATCAGTGATGCACTCTTTGACAGAATGCAAGAACTATGACTAAATATAAAGAGGTAACTTGAAACTGCAACAATGTATAAACACACTACCATTTCACTTTGCAGATAAACACAACAGCTTGTATCCCCGTTTCATATGGTCATCTTAGATGGTTTAAAGTGTACTACTGAGGAAATTCAATCTCCTTATAACTAAGCAGGAACTTCACCCTCAGCAACTAAGTCCGTAAcatctatcacagaatcacagaattgtctaggttggaaacgaccttgaagatcatccagtccaaccatcaacccaacattaacagttcccaactacaccagatccctcagcgctatgtcaacctgactcttaaacacctccagggatggggattccaccacctccctgggcagcccattccaatgcctaacaaccccttctggaaagaaatacttcctagtatctagtctaaaccttccctggtgcatcTACATAATGTATCCGCATGCACAGCCCACATGAGCAGCAAAGAGCTTCCCTTCTGAGTCCACTATTATATACCACCAGATTAACACTAATTAGGAAGCAGTTTTTCTGATGAACAGAAAGCGTTAATCacacttttcaaaatatatttggaCCAAAGATAACCAAAAAAGGTGAACTTGAGACACAGGTGAAAAAAAGCATACACCTTTCCAGGGCTGGAAGCATTAACTACAGGGAGAGTGGAAAATACAAACTCAGAATGAAATCCCATTGCTTAagagactgcattttttttccagtggggaCATGGAGAGACTGCTGGATCACTGCAGGCCCTCTTggccctgcagctgacagcagACTAAGGGTCACCCGAGTTCCATGACCTGGGCCACCAGCTTGACCCGCTGCATGCCAAGAGACAGAACCTGTGCCAGAAGGTCCAACACTACTGGGAGGGAGAGAAGCCGCTGTGGCACAAACTGGCACGCTGGCTTTGCCAAGCTCACCCACGTCAAGCTTCAGCTCCTACAAAATGGGCATATCCCGACTGTTTCCTGTAAGACGAGGTATCGCTGCCCTGTGTTACACAAGGCAAAGCTGCTACCGCCAGCTCCGGTAACTGGAAGGCCCTGCCCGCCGGCGGGGAGCCGCAGGGCATCCCTTGGTGCAGCAGGGCCGCGGCCAGCTCTGCCCATCCCTTCTGACATAACTTTCTGACACGGGGTAACCAGACAGGCCCGAGGACCCTCCGACACCACCAAGAGAGGTCCCGCAGGCCCTctgcggcccggcccgcgccctCCGGGCGCTCTGAGCGAGCCCCaaccgccgccaccgccccgggCGCACCGTCTGCTGGGCGGCACCctgctccccgccgctccccgccgctccgAAGAAcctgctcagcaccagctgctgccccccgccgccgcgttcccgccgccgcccccgcagCATGGCGATGGCAGCCCCCAGGCCGAGGTCGCGGTCGCCGGCACCACCTTCCTTGCCGGATGcgaggggcgggcgcggggcggggccgcagGGGAAGCGCCTCTGCCCGCTGGTGCGCTGCGCTCCCGCCAACCTCCCGCCCACGGCCGGGAGAGCCCCGCTGCTGCTGTCGCCGCCGCCGCTACCGCCACCCCCCCCTcacgccgccccgccccgctgctGCGCGCTCGCTCGTACCGAAGCCCGGTGCGGCGGTGGGCGTCATGGTGCGCTCGCTCAACTCCATCGTGGCCGTGTGCCAGAACATGGGCATCGGGAAGGACGGCAGCCTGCCCTGGCCGCCGCTGAGGTACCGCGGGTCTAGCGGGGGTCTGCCCgctggggcgggcgggcgggtggacgaactacagctcccggcgtgcaGCGCGGCGCGCTCCCGCAGGCGGGCGCTGCCGAGCCGCGCGTTGCACGCTGGGAGCTGTAGTCGGGAGAGGCGATGCGCGACAGGGCGGGAAAAAGTGCCCGGCTTGGCGGTTGGCGGGACCGCGGCCGGGGCAATGGCTGCCGGGCCGTGCTGGCGAGCCCCgaggggctcggggaggcccgtcGGCAGCTCCCGGCTGCGGGTTCTCTCGCATGGAGGAAAAGCCGAGGCCAAAGGTCTCACTTCAGGCATGGCAGCAGGCCGGGCCCCGACCAGCCTCTCCTCTCCGGACACTGGCACTTGcgttttatgtttctttttccaaTTAGAGAAATGTACCTTATTCTTGAACAACGTTGTAATGCTCTTCTTGTTCTCTTGCCAGGAATGAGTACAAGTACTTCCAAAGAATGACTAGTACATCCCGTGTGGAAGGTAACAATGTACTCGTTCCCGAGGTGTGCCTCTACTTAGTAACATTAGTCTGTGTGATATAAGTCATGGAAAAGACTGGTAAATTTACTTTTCCCTGACTTAAAAGTCCTGCTTCTGCAAACAGCCTGCCCTTCCCCCTCTTCCACTGCCTCACAAGTATTTTAGCCCTTTGTAAATATGTCATCTGCAGATAGTTTTGGATAGATGGTGAAACTGGAGATGAGTCAGATGTTTTAGGGCTGCAGGtgatttgtaaataaaaagaatttcAAAGTCCTGTTTACCCAGCAGGGTAGAAACTTCACCTACCTGTCTTTACCTACAATTCCAACCCTGAATAAGTTAAAAATGGAAAGGTTTTTATATGCTGATAAATTAGCAGAGGGTTTTTTCAGGCTGTATTAGCTTATCTAACTTGTTTGCTGTAGCTCAGCCTTGGCCATTTGTTCCACCCCTCTGACCCTTGTGACAGTAATTTTGCTTGATTTTCTGAGTGCTGAGCCATCCCAATACGCCAGACAACCCTCACCATACTGACACAGCAACAGTACTGCAAACGTATGCACTATATCTGTACACAGTGATATGCAGCCATACTGGTAATAGGCAGCAGTAATGTTCAGGCCCAGTGAGACCTTTGCAGCAAAGTAATATAGACTATCGATTAGGTGAGATAAAACCAGTTATTGTGGGGTGAAAATCAGCACAAAGAGATAGGAATGCAAAAGATGAAAACAGCTAATTTGTTCTGACTGGGTACTTATCGCTCCCAGAAGAGACAAGTCTTGCCGCATTGCACCCATTCCTCTTTCACACTGACCTTAGTGCTGGTTTGACATTTCCTTACAGTTTTAATTCTCTAACCCAGTAGACTAGGCTACTGGGTGTCTGTGGGGACTGCTAGTACGAGGTGCATGGAGGCATTGGGAAAGGAGGCATAGGACCTCACTGTGTCTGGTGGAATCAGAGCCATGAGAGACAACAGGTTTATCCTcacatttctgctgcttctctgtttgctAACATGGACACTCTctttcctgtggggtttttttcatgcttctgttAAAACTGCTGTCTAGCAAAACTCACTTGTTTGCTAAAACTTCAGGGCATCCTAACGTGTGCCTTTGTTTTAATGAAGTGACCTGTTACATACTCTGATTTGGAGGTCTGTTCCATATTCCATGAGGAATGCCTAATCTCATTTTGCAGCAGTCTTAAATGAAGGATTTTACTTATGTTTTGGAGATCTGATTCAGCCCATAGCAACCTTAGGTACAAAAAAGGCAGAACACAATTGTAAATCTTTTTTTATGTCTGCAAGTTGCATCCTACCTGGCACAAAAAACCCGTaatcaaaaaaatgttttaaatacagtttaaaggaaaaattttgcTCCATCCTGCCTGCACATCTTTTGATAAGCTATGACCTTAAATGCTAGGCAGTTAAGTTGCTTCTTAATTGGCTATGTTGCCATAAATCTTCACAGCAGGGATATCACCATTGGCTCAAAAAAGTCATGAGATTTTTCAAAGTAGGAAGAATACAGTGGAGAAGCCTCACCTGATCTTGCTTTTAGTCTGGTTGCATACCTGCACTGACCACTGCTGTAAATTAGCTATTGCTCTAGACAAATCTTTGTTCTGACTGTGTAGGTATCCCAGTGTGAATCTTTAGTAAGAAAATACATAGATTTTTCAGAACACGTGCATTTCCTACAGCAGTGGTCCCAGTGGTCTGTGCTAACGTATCTAAACAGACACTGCAGGATGCCTCTTGGAAAATTGCTGATGAAGCTTATCGGCAGGAGAAGGGTCTTTAAACACTGCTAACAAAGAACTGGAGCATCAGTTCTCTGATGTGATCTAGTAGATCCAGCCTCTCTCAGATCAAGAAGCAGGGAGGATAGCTGTGAacaaatattgttttcttttctctaaaatCTCTCCCACTGTGCAGCACTTTAAAAAACTTCCTGTTACCTTTTGTGAGTCTCAACCTCTGTTTATTTCTCTGACAACTCCATTTGCTCATAAAGAGAAGCCCTCTTCTTAGCAGGGTATGTATAAGAGATAATCAAGTTATGAATGTTCGGGTTTGGTCAGAAATTATACTTATGGGTGAATCCTAGAATATGACAGAACACCTGTTGCACTTCTGCTTTGGATTTAATTTGTGTGGTTCTTCTGCTAAAAGTTATCCTTTtacctggcttttttttttcttaaataacacTCAGAGCTGGCAATTATTCTTGATTGTATAACTGGAATGATAAAACATGCAAACACAGAAGTTGATTACTGTATACTGCTCGGATTTATACAGAGAACAATTATGTTATTTTGACACTAAGAGGACTCTTGAGGGTGTGAGCTGGTCTCACACACAGAGATTAATTTGGCTGCATAATTATAGCAGAGCCAATGTATGTATAATGCATGTAATGGGCAGTGACATGTCTTTTTTGATCTTCTTTCAATTATAAGTTTATAGGTGTCCATAAGACTACTTTGGTGTCAACTGCTTGACAAGTTGTTGAGGCCACGAGCTTGTTCTTCTCTGCATGTGACTAATTTGAGAATCGGGGCCTAAGCTTGTATTCTGTTAACTGCTGAAATGGAGTTTGGGAGGGAAAGTCCAGCAGTGTCactaaacaagcaaaacaaatttgtGACAGAGCAAAAATACCCTTTAAATAAGTGTTTTCTCTCTTACCCAGGTAAACAGAATGCACTGATAATGGGTAAAAAAACCTGGTTCTCCATTCCTGAGAAGAATCGTCCTCTAAAAGGCAGAATTAATATAGTGCTCAGCAGGGAGCTCAAGTATGTATGATGAATAATAGGcctgtaaaagaaacaaaaagtctgCACCTAAAAATGTGTGTAGCAATACATCATAAAGTGTTCTAAATGTAACATTTTTGATATCTGGTTAGGAAGCATCTCTCCTATTGGTTCTGAGTGATATCACtactttatctttaattttttaattattatttttatttcttttattttttaattaattcacaAGATGATTGTCATTACTTTGCATAATAAATACTACTCCTAGCTCTACACACAAACCATCTGACAGTTGTCAGCAGTCTTTCTGACTCATGTATTAAACTATATTTCTCTAGTTCCTGGTTTGATTGGTGGCTCTTCATCcattttttgaagtttatttttattagaatttaaGGGAAAATAACAGTCCTTTTTCAGAGCTCTCCTCTTGAGAAGTCATCCAAATATTCTTAAACAAAAATGTCCACTTATGGTGGTTTATCGCTTTGGAGGATGGTGGTAGCTTTGGGGCTGAATATGTAGTGGAGTGGGGGATAGGGGTTTTCTGACCAGTTTTATTGAATGAAATACTAATGTTCTAGAATTCAAGTAAAAgtctatatttaattttataggTATCTAAAATTCTCAGTTacgctttttaaaaaacatgataTAAAATTTCAGATCTGTAATTTATAATGCCTCTTAAGTCACAGTTATGATTAAACTGTGATTTGTTAGACAATCCTGGAGTCAGATGAGAATTCTAACATAGTTTAGTAATTacagatatttcaaaataattaactTATGTGAAACATTTAGTTATTTGTGAATTCAGCAAAACACATTGTATGTCTAGATTGTATTGGTTATCATGTTGAATGGTTCTTTAActatttaataataaaactttGCTTTTTCTAGGGAAACCCCACAAGGAGCACATTATCTTTCCAGAAGTCTGGATGATGCTTTAGCTCTTTTGGATTCACCAGAGTTAAAAAGTAAAGTAGACATGGTTTGGGTCGTCGGAGGCACTTCGGTTTACAAGGTACATTTAGAGTACTCCTAAATTACTCATACTCTGTGATGGGATGAGGGTGGCTCGAGTTCCTATTACTTCCATGTTAAGAAGTCCTGTTTTCTTCACATGACCCAGCAAATTCCAGTGATTCCAACAGAACAAGTCTTGGAGAGTAAGATTTCAACTCAAAAGTTTAAAATACCTGTCCATGTAACCAGATGTTGCTCTTGCTAATGATCCAGTGTCATACAGTCATTGTGCTTTTGAGATCTTTTCTTAAATACACAAATTGCTAGGTTTTTCAACCAAAACCCATATTGTTATGTTTATTTTACTGAGGTAGTACTGATTCTGCAGAGGATGtggtaaaaaaaggaaaaatggtcCAGAATTTTTAGCCAGAGTATGACACTTTATACAGGTAAAGGAAGAGGATTTAGAGCAAGCTGGCAGGTGATGGTGTCAGCAATAAAGGGAGATAAATCAAACAGCAAAAAGTAGCACTCACTCTGTTTTCCCGTCCAGCAACCAAACGTCTTTACTGTTCCCACTCCCTGGGTTTCTCTTAGTGTCTAGGGTGTTTCAGTATTCAGGTGCTTGTTTAGGTTCCAAGAGAACAGCATGTGTGACTTTATTTTCAGGACCATCTTTGCACAGACAGCCCTGTATAAACTGTCCTGTTTCCCACAAGTGCAATATTCTTCCTGTCCTTAACTAAGATAATAGCTGTGCAGTGTGAAGGTCTAGAGTAAAACCTGTCTTGTCACCCTGTATTTCCTCAGCCATCTTTCTCTCTTGCCCCAAATCCttcctctcattttccatttacaCACACGTAAAGTTTAGTCAACTCTCCGTGCCTCCACCCACATCCCTAGAGTCGTCCTTTCAGCCCCTACAGTCAGGGTTCTGGCTTTGAACTCTCAGTtgattttgtcttcttttttaagTTCTcatataatttgtatttattgtcAGACAGTACCACACAAAAGATTATGGTCATCAACCCTAGTTTTGTTCATATCAAATCAGGAGAATATGGAATAAAAACAGCAGTAAGCATTCTtctgataaaaaaaatcttaattaagaattggaaagcaatttttttttatagtgaagGAAACAGTTCTGCTGACCTTTAGTCATTACAGGTATGCTGGGAAATACACTCCACTTCTTGTTTGGCTCTTGGACTTCAGGTGTGTGATGAAAATGTGATCATGCTCCTGGTAGCACATTAGGGATGATAATACGCTTTGTATATTTCTTGCCTTTGCAGTTTGTGCCTTTCATGAAGCTCTTCCCTGTGTCTTAGGGAATGCatcttttacagtaaaaaaagtaaagtagTTAGATATTGCTAAGGttgtaagaaaaataagagacatATGCAAATAACCTGTAAAACACTTCtattcctctttgttttttaatgttttataaacaCTTTTGTGTGTGGTGAAGTCCAACACATATTTGATGTCCAAATACATTCAGTCTATAATCAGCTATTATCATACAGGAGTAACCTGTCCTTCACTCTCAGCcactaaaatcacagaatcacagaatgacagaattgtctaggttggaaaagaccttgaagatcatctagtccaaccattaacctaacattgacagttctcaactacaccatatccctcagcgctatgtcaacctgactcttaaatacctccagggatggggattccaccacctccctgggcagcccattccaatgcctaacagcctgttctggaaagaaatacttcctaatatctactctaaaccttccctggtgcaacttgaggccattccctcttgtcttatcgctcat encodes:
- the DHFR gene encoding dihydrofolate reductase, which codes for MVRSLNSIVAVCQNMGIGKDGSLPWPPLRNEYKYFQRMTSTSRVEGKQNALIMGKKTWFSIPEKNRPLKGRINIVLSRELKETPQGAHYLSRSLDDALALLDSPELKSKVDMVWVVGGTSVYKAAMEKPMNHRLFVTRILQEFESDTFFPEIDNKDYKLLTEYPGVPADVQEENGIQYKFEVYEKAVLAQ